A portion of the Myxococcales bacterium genome contains these proteins:
- a CDS encoding DUF2520 domain-containing protein produces MKPRRSSARSLANMRIAIVGAGKVGRALYRAARAAGATRVTLRAARKGLPRKRLDAELIVLCVRDRELDELAKGLAAKGLVSPTAVCVHVAGALDAEVLAALRPACAGVAQMHPMISFADKNRPPRLVGGHVHVKGDPIAERRARRFARALGMVPRTFRRFDPVGYHAAAAFVANGAAVLAALGAKILQKAGVPLETAPRMLGPLVGSVADNIGTLGFPACLTGPVRRGDAGAIEKHFRVLAARVPDAMELYLASVAGQLPLARELADAAPERFDEVEATLNKLRRHGSG; encoded by the coding sequence ATGAAACCGCGAAGGTCCAGTGCTCGCTCACTTGCGAACATGCGCATCGCGATCGTGGGAGCCGGCAAGGTCGGTCGCGCCCTCTATCGTGCTGCACGCGCCGCTGGCGCGACCCGCGTGACCTTGCGAGCGGCGCGGAAGGGCCTGCCGCGCAAGCGACTCGATGCCGAGCTCATCGTCCTGTGCGTGCGCGATCGCGAGCTCGACGAGTTGGCCAAGGGCCTTGCGGCCAAGGGTCTCGTCTCGCCGACGGCCGTATGCGTGCATGTCGCCGGTGCCCTCGACGCCGAGGTGCTGGCGGCGCTGAGGCCCGCGTGCGCCGGCGTCGCCCAAATGCATCCGATGATCTCCTTCGCGGACAAGAACCGTCCGCCGCGCCTCGTGGGTGGACACGTTCACGTGAAGGGAGACCCCATCGCGGAGCGCCGCGCGCGACGTTTTGCCCGCGCTTTGGGGATGGTCCCGCGGACCTTTCGCCGCTTCGACCCGGTGGGCTACCACGCGGCCGCTGCCTTCGTGGCCAACGGTGCCGCCGTGCTCGCGGCCTTGGGGGCAAAGATTCTTCAGAAGGCAGGCGTTCCGCTAGAAACGGCGCCGCGGATGTTGGGCCCGCTCGTTGGAAGCGTAGCCGACAACATCGGGACCCTCGGGTTTCCGGCGTGCCTGACCGGGCCGGTACGCCGCGGCGATGCTGGCGCCATCGAGAAGCACTTTCGCGTGCTCGCGGCGCGCGTCCCCGACGCGATGGAGCTCTACCTGGCCAGCGTCGCCGGCCAGCTCCCGCTCGCCCGCGAACTCGCCGATGCCGCGCCGGAGCGCTTCGACGAAGTTGAGGCGACACTGAACAAGCTTCGGCGACATGGCTCAGGGTGA
- a CDS encoding sigma 54-interacting transcriptional regulator, whose amino-acid sequence MGRFATLPTPLSAGDFSGAEGAEGAFTRLDRKLETAHGCLIVRAPSTSVARAVAAHAARRLSAMGFSVSQAPANASRAAGLPVFRDMANRLGLTAETVAADCAERLASSFRASRGAVVADLPAPDSWDRQVACELAKSGLPLVLVTEDPAGDDIPGELLEIGGRLDAGDRRRFAATLAEDVFLRAPDGDLVAVDQWWRRAAAAVDAPLAPLSPEATSVLVRLVAAGRSWPTRQLSALALGAERALTELLSQGAVREEAAHLVPVAEAPTATPAERSLVADALETTFVNDVWAMAHAACLRVSSDPARAQQGFDLALQRVAVDARRELIRAWVEAVHDLPTDQRAPLLSSAAHASLDAGDSQDALRLARLAASAEPANAAFALLVGRAAMATGDLATAKAALVQAAQKGETPQVMVELAEVAYLTGDHANAKQLATVSVATSDARVRLAARSVLGKLLLASGSLDSAEAHFAEDAFTANVAGLGSAGRRARLNRAIALMLRGQLVEARSLLEDVRQEGRSAGDVQAQAYALENLSSLASRERDYGAALRFADMAFELRRWQGDRLRMVRLLVTLGMMRRVLGLFEHATHAVRFGRRVLGPGMTVDAAPDFGLIAARIALDCGHIDEAREEARRALSEGETARERGRVLGEAHRLFARIAIEEGDVGRAKSALAQAEAFSRSDVRDDSRWELTYIAALIARAEGTLTKADIEAVMAALPPEYEWDNEYERMTYVLASEVERANGEFQAARAYLDHAIMLRDRVVRSLDPETRESFLRRPDVVALEKLASDIAREGDAFGEEAPATTRVGSVIPLKATRREIVGEDPAIRGLRSAIRRVASSGATVLVRGESGTGKELVAEALHRASDRAAGPLVTVNCAALVETLLLSELFGHEKGAFTGAASRRRGRFELAEGGTLFLDEIGDISPRTQVALLRVLQEKTFERVGGTSPIKANVRIVCATHRDLKQMVERGEFREDLYYRLRGITLEVPALRARLGDLHAIAKTLLDRIAEERGETPKTLSPAALELLQRHRWPGNVRELENALRAASLFADGALIDVREFVENVDDLRAVGTTALGSVPPPPVSVPPPRATVPSLDSIEPASVPSLLGEDEDADGALPPGEAGATSAAYSCIRQGVPLGDLKRQIERDCVARALAETKGNITRAASLLGMKRPRLSQLVKQYGLAAVSESSS is encoded by the coding sequence ATGGGTCGCTTCGCAACACTGCCGACACCGCTTTCGGCCGGTGATTTCTCCGGCGCCGAAGGCGCTGAGGGCGCCTTCACACGCCTCGATCGGAAGCTCGAGACCGCGCACGGTTGCCTCATCGTGCGAGCCCCCTCGACGTCGGTCGCACGCGCCGTCGCGGCGCACGCCGCACGCCGCCTCTCAGCCATGGGGTTTTCGGTCTCACAGGCCCCCGCGAACGCATCACGCGCGGCTGGCCTGCCAGTGTTCCGCGACATGGCCAATCGACTCGGCCTCACGGCGGAGACGGTAGCGGCCGACTGCGCCGAGCGGCTCGCATCGAGCTTTCGGGCTAGCCGCGGTGCTGTCGTGGCCGACCTCCCGGCCCCCGATTCTTGGGATCGTCAGGTCGCGTGCGAGTTGGCCAAGAGCGGCCTTCCCCTGGTCCTCGTCACGGAAGACCCCGCCGGCGACGACATTCCCGGCGAGCTTCTCGAAATTGGCGGACGCCTCGACGCCGGGGACCGTAGGCGCTTCGCGGCCACCCTAGCGGAAGACGTTTTTCTTAGGGCGCCGGACGGCGATCTCGTCGCCGTGGATCAGTGGTGGCGACGCGCTGCGGCGGCTGTCGATGCGCCCCTGGCGCCACTTTCCCCGGAGGCTACGAGCGTCCTTGTGCGCCTCGTGGCAGCCGGTCGCTCGTGGCCGACACGCCAATTGAGCGCGCTCGCCCTCGGCGCCGAGCGGGCGTTAACCGAACTGCTGTCGCAAGGCGCTGTCCGCGAAGAAGCCGCGCATCTGGTCCCCGTGGCCGAGGCGCCTACGGCCACGCCCGCCGAACGAAGCCTGGTGGCCGACGCCCTCGAGACCACCTTCGTAAACGACGTCTGGGCAATGGCGCACGCCGCCTGCCTCCGCGTCTCCAGTGATCCTGCGCGCGCCCAGCAGGGATTCGACCTCGCGCTTCAACGCGTCGCCGTCGATGCTCGGCGCGAGCTCATTCGCGCTTGGGTCGAGGCGGTCCACGACTTGCCGACCGACCAGCGGGCGCCGCTTCTCTCGTCGGCGGCGCACGCGTCCCTCGACGCGGGCGACTCGCAAGACGCGCTTCGCCTTGCGCGACTCGCCGCGAGCGCCGAACCGGCGAACGCGGCGTTCGCGCTCCTCGTTGGACGCGCAGCCATGGCCACGGGAGATCTCGCGACGGCGAAGGCCGCGTTGGTTCAGGCGGCGCAAAAGGGCGAGACGCCCCAGGTGATGGTCGAACTCGCCGAGGTCGCCTACTTGACGGGCGACCACGCGAACGCCAAGCAGCTTGCCACCGTGAGCGTCGCGACCTCGGACGCGCGGGTCCGGCTCGCCGCGCGAAGCGTGCTGGGCAAGCTGCTCTTGGCGAGCGGGAGCCTCGACTCCGCCGAGGCCCACTTCGCCGAGGATGCCTTTACGGCCAATGTGGCGGGGCTCGGCAGCGCTGGCCGACGCGCGCGCCTCAACCGTGCCATCGCGCTCATGCTTCGAGGCCAGCTCGTCGAAGCGCGCTCGCTGCTCGAGGATGTTCGGCAAGAAGGCCGCAGCGCCGGCGACGTGCAGGCGCAAGCCTACGCACTCGAGAACTTGTCGAGCCTCGCGTCCCGCGAGCGTGACTACGGCGCCGCGCTTCGCTTCGCCGACATGGCCTTCGAGCTTCGCCGCTGGCAGGGCGACCGCCTTCGCATGGTGCGCCTCCTCGTTACGCTCGGCATGATGCGGCGTGTGCTGGGGCTCTTCGAGCACGCCACTCATGCGGTCCGCTTTGGCCGCCGCGTCCTTGGGCCCGGCATGACCGTCGACGCGGCACCTGACTTCGGCTTGATTGCTGCGCGCATCGCGCTCGACTGCGGCCACATCGACGAGGCTCGGGAAGAGGCAAGGCGCGCGCTTTCCGAGGGCGAAACGGCTCGAGAACGGGGCCGCGTCCTTGGTGAAGCGCACCGACTCTTCGCGCGGATCGCCATCGAGGAAGGCGACGTGGGCCGCGCGAAGTCTGCGCTCGCGCAAGCCGAGGCCTTCTCGCGCAGCGACGTCCGCGACGACAGCCGCTGGGAGCTGACGTACATCGCGGCGCTCATCGCGCGCGCCGAAGGCACGCTCACCAAGGCCGACATCGAAGCCGTGATGGCTGCCCTCCCGCCCGAATACGAGTGGGACAACGAGTACGAGCGCATGACCTACGTCCTCGCGAGCGAGGTGGAGCGCGCGAACGGCGAGTTCCAAGCCGCGCGAGCGTACCTCGACCACGCGATCATGCTGCGCGACCGTGTCGTTCGCAGCCTCGACCCCGAGACCCGCGAGTCCTTCCTGAGGCGGCCCGACGTCGTGGCCTTGGAGAAGCTCGCTTCCGACATCGCCCGGGAGGGTGATGCCTTCGGCGAAGAAGCGCCGGCGACCACCCGCGTGGGTTCGGTGATTCCGCTCAAGGCGACGCGGCGTGAGATCGTCGGCGAGGACCCCGCGATTCGCGGCCTCCGAAGCGCCATTCGTCGCGTCGCGTCCTCCGGCGCGACTGTGCTCGTACGGGGCGAGAGTGGAACGGGCAAGGAGCTCGTCGCCGAAGCCCTTCATCGCGCGAGCGACCGCGCCGCCGGGCCGCTGGTCACGGTGAACTGCGCCGCGCTCGTCGAAACGCTGCTGCTCTCGGAGCTCTTCGGCCACGAAAAGGGCGCCTTTACCGGCGCTGCTTCGCGGAGGCGTGGCCGCTTCGAACTCGCCGAGGGCGGCACCCTATTCTTGGACGAGATCGGCGACATCTCGCCCCGCACGCAAGTCGCTCTCTTGCGCGTCCTGCAGGAGAAGACCTTCGAACGCGTCGGCGGCACGAGCCCCATCAAGGCCAACGTGCGGATCGTTTGCGCGACGCACCGCGACCTGAAACAGATGGTGGAGCGCGGCGAGTTCCGAGAGGATCTCTACTACCGCCTTCGCGGCATCACGCTTGAGGTCCCCGCCCTCCGCGCCCGTCTCGGCGATCTCCACGCCATCGCCAAGACGCTCCTCGACCGCATCGCCGAAGAGCGAGGCGAGACCCCCAAGACACTGAGCCCCGCCGCCCTCGAGCTCCTGCAGCGTCACCGGTGGCCTGGCAACGTTCGCGAGCTCGAAAATGCCCTCCGAGCCGCATCGCTCTTTGCCGACGGCGCGCTCATCGACGTCCGAGAATTCGTTGAAAACGTTGATGATCTTCGCGCCGTGGGGACCACGGCCCTCGGCTCCGTGCCGCCGCCGCCGGTCTCGGTGCCGCCGCCCCGCGCGACGGTGCCCTCGCTCGACTCCATCGAGCCGGCCAGCGTGCCCTCCCTCCTTGGAGAAGACGAGGACGCTGATGGAGCCCTCCCGCCGGGCGAGGCTGGAGCCACCTCAGCCGCGTACAGCTGCATTCGTCAGGGTGTTCCCCTGGGCGACCTCAAGCGCCAAATCGAGCGCGATTGCGTCGCCCGAGCCCTCGCGGAAACGAAGGGGAATATCACCCGTGCCGCAAGCCTTCTGGGGATGAAACGTCCCCGTTTGTCTCAACTCGTGAAACAATACGGACTTGCTGCCGTGTCGGAGAGCTCGTCATGA
- a CDS encoding GAF domain-containing protein, with the protein MQALRPQTTLFCAVLALTIALSVLLRGRRRPIHWLFAAFSTEVAVWWASQSFIGIFQATIWVRATAVTTIFLPQFTVHLFQSIVPAAEGAGTTSRFMTPLAKSAAFAGIPMLVLVLSPYHEKPFALGLVYTYVVGFLWAALIDMWRRGKKSPSRAVRDRVRFLFWVGALATTFTLGDFLSFLGVRLPPIGAVLSTVFIFVLAESMARPRLADLYEMAGRLLVATVLAFALAGVFWIFVTVVGGFNTMYLNAVLAALVFLMLFDPIRHEVEKRTHQFFFRERFALETSVAELRRRLAHVLEIDEMVQTILVGIESSRRVTSCAIYLRDQEANGYDLLGSVGSAPPRRIETLSARPLLDRLHAVPSVSLEELEREPKDADAPVLTAAAATLGELKRSVVLAVRADSDEVIGLICVADERVRDAFTPEEVSLLETLASQIAVAVTNSRLYSRMKERDRLAALGAMAAGLAHEVKNPLGAIKGAAQLLEGSPSGDPASSEFVGIILEEVDRLNRVVGSFLTYARPHAGNPVPLDVNAAVRRTVQILSSQKAAEKGDDIEIKLELAEGLPRVKIDPEQLRQVLMNLVQNAMQAMDGEGRVTLSTAVRRRPRATWGTGLESERMVGSRPEDEVVEVAVRDTGPGISQTIMKNLFVPFFTTKAQGTGLGLAISQSIIRSAGGSIDAQSHSGAGTTFLVALPVATDVLASMAPAVSAPASAPEPIGPPLKA; encoded by the coding sequence GTGCAGGCGCTCCGCCCTCAAACGACTCTCTTCTGCGCCGTACTTGCGCTGACCATCGCGCTATCGGTGCTCCTCCGGGGGCGGCGACGACCGATTCACTGGCTCTTCGCCGCGTTCTCCACGGAGGTCGCCGTCTGGTGGGCCAGCCAGTCGTTCATCGGCATCTTCCAAGCGACGATCTGGGTGCGCGCGACAGCCGTCACGACGATCTTCCTTCCGCAGTTCACGGTGCACCTCTTCCAGTCCATCGTGCCGGCCGCCGAGGGGGCCGGCACGACGAGCCGCTTCATGACGCCGCTCGCGAAGAGCGCCGCCTTCGCGGGCATCCCGATGCTCGTGCTCGTGCTCTCGCCCTACCACGAGAAGCCCTTCGCCCTCGGGCTCGTCTACACGTACGTGGTCGGCTTTCTCTGGGCCGCGCTCATCGACATGTGGCGTCGCGGCAAGAAGAGCCCGTCGCGCGCCGTGCGCGATCGCGTGCGATTCTTGTTCTGGGTCGGAGCGCTCGCGACGACCTTTACGCTCGGCGACTTCTTGTCGTTTTTGGGCGTGCGCCTGCCGCCCATCGGCGCCGTCTTGTCCACGGTGTTCATCTTCGTGCTCGCCGAGTCGATGGCGCGACCTCGCCTCGCCGACCTCTACGAAATGGCCGGGCGCCTCCTCGTGGCAACCGTGCTCGCCTTCGCGCTGGCAGGCGTCTTCTGGATCTTCGTCACGGTCGTCGGCGGGTTCAACACGATGTACCTGAACGCCGTCCTCGCGGCGCTCGTGTTCTTGATGCTCTTCGATCCGATCCGCCACGAGGTCGAGAAACGGACCCACCAGTTCTTCTTTCGAGAGCGGTTCGCCCTCGAAACCAGCGTCGCAGAGCTCCGGCGGCGGCTCGCCCACGTGCTCGAGATCGACGAGATGGTCCAGACCATCCTCGTCGGCATCGAAAGCTCGCGTCGCGTGACCTCATGCGCCATCTACCTGCGCGACCAAGAGGCGAACGGCTACGACCTTCTCGGCAGCGTGGGCAGCGCGCCGCCACGCCGCATCGAGACACTCTCCGCGCGACCGCTCCTCGATCGGCTCCACGCCGTCCCGTCGGTCTCGCTCGAAGAGCTCGAGCGCGAGCCCAAAGACGCCGACGCCCCGGTGCTCACGGCCGCTGCGGCGACGCTCGGCGAGCTCAAACGCTCCGTGGTCCTCGCCGTGCGCGCCGACAGCGACGAGGTCATTGGGCTTATCTGCGTCGCCGACGAGCGCGTGCGCGACGCCTTCACGCCAGAGGAGGTCTCGCTCCTCGAGACCCTCGCGTCGCAGATCGCAGTGGCCGTCACCAACAGCCGCCTCTATTCGCGGATGAAGGAGCGTGACCGCTTGGCGGCCCTCGGCGCCATGGCCGCGGGTCTCGCCCACGAGGTCAAAAATCCGCTGGGCGCCATCAAGGGCGCGGCCCAGCTACTCGAGGGCTCGCCCTCCGGTGACCCTGCGTCATCGGAGTTCGTCGGCATCATTCTCGAGGAGGTCGACCGCTTGAACCGCGTCGTCGGCAGCTTCCTCACCTACGCGCGCCCGCACGCGGGCAATCCCGTTCCCCTCGACGTGAACGCCGCCGTGCGGCGCACCGTCCAGATCCTGTCTAGCCAGAAGGCTGCCGAAAAGGGCGACGACATCGAGATCAAGCTCGAGCTCGCGGAAGGGCTGCCGCGGGTAAAGATCGATCCGGAACAGCTCCGGCAAGTGCTCATGAACCTCGTGCAGAACGCCATGCAGGCGATGGACGGCGAGGGCCGCGTCACGCTCTCAACGGCCGTGCGTCGTCGCCCGCGAGCGACGTGGGGCACGGGCCTCGAGAGCGAACGAATGGTGGGCAGTCGCCCCGAAGACGAAGTCGTCGAGGTGGCCGTACGTGACACCGGACCCGGGATCTCTCAGACGATCATGAAGAACCTCTTCGTGCCCTTCTTCACGACGAAGGCACAAGGCACGGGCCTCGGCCTCGCCATCAGCCAGAGCATCATTCGAAGCGCCGGCGGCAGCATCGACGCGCAGTCCCACTCGGGGGCCGGCACGACGTTCTTGGTCGCCCTCCCGGTGGCAACCGACGTCTTGGCGTCGATGGCACCGGCCGTCTCGGCGCCGGCCAGCGCTCCTGAGCCCATCGGACCTCCGCTCAAGGCGTGA
- a CDS encoding formate--tetrahydrofolate ligase — translation MKTRPIAEVAAELGIESDLVEPYGRDKAKIALPALAAPSRGAGRLVLVSAINPTPAGEGKTTTSLALSMAMRRLGHKTIVALREPSLGPVFGVKGGGTGGGLATLVPADDINLHFTGDIHAITSAHNLLSALVDNALHFRESVGDKGELDPRRVTWGRALDMNDRFLRNVIVGLGGKSHGVPRQERFDITAASEIMAIVALASGYDDLTARLGRIIVGQTASGEPVRASDLGAAGAMTALLRDALKPNLVQTGEGGPALVHAGPFANIAHGASSVLSTRLAARLGDFVITEAGFGFDLGGEKFMGITSRATGIWPRALVLVATLRALRMHGGAPVKEAGQPNRAALERGLDHLAKHLENAAKFGLPAVVAINRFPNDPDDEVALVTEAALARGARCAAHDGFARGGEGALELARVVTEVVMATDANPPKEKQLYPLTASPLDKIRTIAREIYGATDVRLVGSAPADIERAIKSGGAELPICMAKTQSSLSDDPTKVGRPRDFVLQVREVRLAAGAGYLVAITGDMMTMPGLPRVPAARGVRLLPTGRIQGLMQGD, via the coding sequence ATGAAGACACGCCCCATCGCCGAAGTGGCTGCCGAGCTCGGCATCGAGAGCGATCTCGTCGAACCCTACGGACGTGACAAGGCGAAGATCGCGCTCCCCGCCCTAGCGGCGCCGTCGCGCGGTGCCGGCCGACTCGTCCTCGTCAGCGCGATCAACCCGACGCCCGCTGGAGAAGGCAAAACGACGACGTCACTCGCGCTCTCGATGGCGATGCGTCGCCTCGGCCACAAGACCATCGTCGCGCTACGCGAGCCTTCCCTCGGTCCGGTCTTCGGCGTCAAAGGCGGAGGCACCGGCGGCGGCCTCGCCACGTTGGTCCCGGCCGATGACATCAACCTCCACTTCACGGGCGACATTCACGCCATCACCAGCGCGCACAACCTCTTGAGCGCGCTCGTCGACAACGCGCTCCACTTCCGCGAATCGGTCGGCGACAAAGGCGAGCTCGATCCGCGCCGCGTGACGTGGGGTCGCGCCCTCGACATGAACGACCGCTTCTTGCGGAACGTCATCGTCGGTCTCGGCGGCAAGAGCCACGGCGTGCCGCGCCAGGAGCGCTTCGACATCACCGCCGCGAGCGAGATCATGGCCATCGTGGCCCTCGCGTCGGGCTACGACGACCTGACGGCGCGACTCGGCCGAATCATCGTGGGCCAGACGGCGTCGGGTGAGCCGGTGCGCGCATCAGACCTCGGCGCCGCTGGCGCGATGACGGCGCTGCTGCGCGACGCGCTCAAGCCAAACCTGGTGCAGACCGGCGAGGGCGGCCCCGCGCTCGTACACGCGGGGCCCTTCGCGAACATCGCTCACGGCGCGAGCAGCGTGCTCTCGACGCGGCTGGCCGCTCGCCTTGGTGACTTCGTCATCACGGAAGCCGGCTTCGGCTTCGATCTTGGCGGTGAGAAATTCATGGGCATCACGAGCCGCGCGACGGGCATCTGGCCTCGCGCGTTGGTGCTCGTAGCCACGCTCCGCGCGCTGCGCATGCACGGCGGTGCGCCCGTCAAGGAAGCCGGCCAGCCGAACCGCGCGGCCCTTGAGCGGGGCCTCGACCATCTGGCAAAACACCTCGAAAATGCCGCAAAATTCGGGCTTCCGGCGGTGGTCGCCATCAATCGATTCCCCAACGACCCGGACGACGAGGTCGCCCTCGTGACGGAGGCGGCCCTCGCCCGCGGTGCTCGTTGCGCGGCCCACGACGGCTTCGCGCGCGGCGGCGAAGGAGCCCTCGAGCTCGCCCGCGTGGTGACCGAGGTCGTCATGGCGACCGATGCGAATCCGCCGAAAGAGAAGCAGCTCTATCCGCTCACCGCGTCGCCGCTCGACAAGATCCGAACCATCGCGCGCGAGATCTACGGCGCGACCGACGTTCGCCTCGTCGGCTCGGCGCCGGCCGACATCGAACGCGCCATCAAATCTGGCGGCGCCGAGCTCCCCATCTGCATGGCCAAGACGCAGAGCTCGCTTTCCGACGATCCGACGAAGGTTGGCCGTCCGCGAGACTTCGTTCTCCAGGTGCGCGAGGTGCGGTTGGCAGCCGGCGCCGGGTACCTCGTCGCCATCACGGGCGACATGATGACGATGCCGGGGCTCCCGCGCGTACCGGCAGCCCGCGGTGTCCGCCTCCTTCCGACGGGGCGTATCCAAGGCCTCATGCAGGGCGACTGA
- a CDS encoding L-erythro-3,5-diaminohexanoate dehydrogenase → MQGGLRPLVPGGDPFGVHRTLVPRGALPQPAQRVDNDFSRLFEGELLLAVETLNVDAASFRQMEEAGGDVGARVLATVGDRGKQHNPVTGSGGMLLGRVLQIGSGRGDGDLAPGDRVATLVSLSLTPLRIDSISAIRPASAQLDVTGEAILFASGAYARMPKDMPERLALAIFDVAGAAPQVARWVAPNASVLVLGAGGKSGVLCAVEARRRAGPGGRIIGVESHAPYADDLRRLGVCDEVISLDARDPVAVRAAVLAKNGGREVDVSFSCVNVADTEMAAILATRDRGVVYFFAMSTSFTKAALGAEGVGKDVDLVIGNGYAHAHAEHSLALVRSEPAVRTLFEARYT, encoded by the coding sequence ATGCAAGGCGGTCTCCGTCCCCTCGTCCCTGGCGGTGATCCGTTCGGCGTCCACCGCACTCTCGTGCCTCGGGGGGCCCTCCCGCAGCCCGCGCAGCGCGTCGACAACGACTTCTCTCGACTCTTCGAGGGCGAGCTTCTGCTGGCCGTCGAAACGCTCAACGTTGACGCCGCGAGCTTTCGTCAGATGGAAGAGGCCGGCGGCGACGTTGGGGCCCGCGTGCTCGCCACCGTGGGCGACCGTGGGAAGCAGCACAACCCCGTCACCGGCTCCGGCGGCATGCTCCTCGGACGCGTCCTCCAGATCGGCAGCGGCCGCGGCGACGGAGACCTCGCTCCCGGCGACCGCGTCGCGACGCTCGTGTCGCTCTCGCTGACGCCGCTCCGCATCGACAGCATCTCGGCCATTCGGCCGGCGAGCGCCCAGCTCGACGTGACCGGCGAGGCGATTCTCTTTGCGAGCGGGGCCTACGCGAGGATGCCCAAGGACATGCCCGAGCGCCTAGCGCTCGCGATCTTCGACGTGGCCGGTGCGGCGCCTCAGGTCGCTCGCTGGGTCGCGCCCAACGCCTCGGTGCTCGTGCTCGGCGCCGGCGGGAAGAGCGGTGTCCTTTGCGCCGTCGAAGCGCGCCGTCGTGCCGGTCCCGGCGGCCGCATCATCGGCGTCGAGAGTCACGCGCCCTACGCAGACGACCTGCGTCGACTCGGCGTCTGCGACGAGGTCATCAGCCTCGACGCGCGCGATCCCGTCGCCGTGCGCGCCGCCGTCCTTGCGAAGAATGGTGGCCGGGAAGTCGACGTGTCGTTCTCTTGCGTAAACGTGGCCGACACGGAGATGGCCGCCATCCTTGCGACGCGCGATCGCGGCGTCGTCTACTTCTTTGCGATGTCGACGAGCTTCACCAAGGCGGCGCTCGGCGCTGAGGGCGTCGGCAAGGATGTCGACCTTGTCATCGGCAATGGGTACGCGCACGCTCACGCGGAGCACTCCCTCGCGCTCGTGCGCTCCGAGCCCGCCGTACGAACCCTCTTTGAAGCCAGGTACACATGA